One genomic region from Bradysia coprophila strain Holo2 unplaced genomic scaffold, BU_Bcop_v1 contig_211, whole genome shotgun sequence encodes:
- the LOC119075486 gene encoding uncharacterized protein LOC119075486 isoform X6 yields the protein MRKKQKQLSSISLGLITLTLVNIVAVLGQTTCNNGLGRVLYERLPNQQLQGFDDDVVRDTAPPFRVLEKCQDLCLRDRTASNNLVRACTSFDFQPGSRIASFSGSAEYEESTCYLTREQPAPEGIGILMLVPNSVHFTEVCLTSSRPERECPSRRYVFERHPRKKLKLPVSDIKEITAANRSDCEDKCLNEFSFVCRSANFDSNLRSCTMSRFTRRTHPELLEDDPNSDYLENTCLNAERRCDGLAVYVKEENKRLGGPFEVDIFNNMTLEECQTMCIRAEKYFCRSVEFDDQSKQCVLSEEDSISQKDDISISSSPTHHFYDLVCLDNRKYIREKRGNEYPDNSVTSHLFASGRRPDTAFQRYRNSRLGGEFHSEITGRSLSECLDECLRQTSFQCRSAVYSDRFRTCRLSRYNQRDGMRIIYDADYDYYENLMLNVVGGEGDDRDRPSTRPDGPGNNDWRPPYSGGDRDRNRDRFPDDRYPSRYPPSDGQMTYDKYPTGSRPDYGDRYPSGDRYPAGGERYPGGERYPVGERYPGGERYPGGERYPGGERYPGGERYPGGERYPAGERYPGGERYPGGERYPGGERYPGGERYPGGERYPGGIGGERYPGIGDEDRYPIVPDNRYPDDIRGGVGRPGIGGRYPDDNDRGRYPSSRYPDDRERYPGLPRPGIGGRYPVDDRDTDRGRYPARYPVGRYPDERYPIDDSDRGRYPGATRYPSRYPDDGDYLPSSRYPPDNSVGLPRPIPDDVRRPIGRPIPAGRYPPDDRYPPDDRYPTDSRYPIDRLRPTTSRYPIDMRYPIDSRYPDSRPGYSIPPDNRYPETRYPTPILSGGGRYPVSENRFPVGNDRNPIYIYRYGNRERFPIGPGYDRYPMTAFDRDRDRDRGYGDRFGGGFGAPQEPGFDRGAGRPFYGGAMGGYPPYELPFRPPVSGYDNSLNAGTGDGFGGFGPVRPVGGGSRCEDGDNFKQIGVRQKVRRQYVRRVVAVPSLIHCQRECVEAKDFMCRSFNYRDSALPYDNDGSTASRERETANCELSDRDTRELDIQNPQMFDASSYDYYERSNSRSGVDGECLDVSQTCNEDGMEFTLRTPEGFLGRIYTYGFYDRCFFRGNGGTANVLRISGSQGYPECGTQRYGDTMTNIVVVQFSDNVQTGRDKRFNLTCIFRGPGEAVVTSGYIGAGSFNDVDRSGSPIPIEYLPAENTLSSKVRLMILYQNRPTTTIAVGDPLTFRLEAQDGYNQLTDIFATNVVARDPYSGRSIQLIDRYGCPVDPYVFPELDKLRSGDSLEARFNAFKIPESNFLVFEATVRTCREGCQPAYCPGQSGRSEPSFGRRRRSINGTLVVESNAELDGTVLDTENSTSAENAVNGTATGKEKEIFDPDTSPDVPEHVREMIEVFETRDEIDSDIVPRKLIQPLNSICLTPSEYHGLISAVVLLMILLLSITLAAGLAYRRYWAVMIKNRSLDRSSPVNSFIPSALHQNMNVSTRQFNASTSGSSSQNGRPSLNLFNGSLQKTFATGNLSRMCQLPVMNPLRNNGNATEFDDPSEPIYTDPSLFERSRSLRSIAVGSDEE from the exons atgcgtaaaaaacagaaacaattGTCCAGCATATCGCTGGGACTGATAACTTTGACTCTAGTAAATATTGTAGCCGTTTTAG GTCAAACCACATGCAACAATGGTCTGGGACGCGTTCTTTACGAACGACTACCCAATCAACAATTACAGGGATTCGATGATGATGTGGTGCGTGACACAGCACCACCATTTCGAGTCTTAGAAAAGTGCCAAGACTTATGTCTACGCGACAGGACTGCGTCGAATAATTTAGTTAGAGCTTGCACCAGTTTCGATTTCCAACCGGGTAGTCGGATAGCATCGTTCAGCGGCAGTGCTGAGTACGAAGAGTCGACGTGTTATCTGACAAGGGAGCAGCCGGCGCCGGAAGGAATCGGTATATTGATGTTGGTGCCGAATAGTGTGCACTTTACGGAAGTTTGTTTAACAT CAAGTCGTCCGGAGAGAGAATGCCCCAGCAGGCGATACGTTTTTGAACGTCATCCGAGAAAGAAGTTGAAGCTACCAGTTTCGGATATAAAGGAA ATTACCGCAGCCAATCGATCCGATTGCGAGGATAAATGTCTCAACGagttttcgtttgtttgtcGGTCAGCAAATTTTGATTCGAACCTGAGAAGCTGTACCATGAGCAG aTTCACGCGTCGAACTCATCCAGAATTGTTAGAGGATGATCCCAATTCGGACTATTTGGAGAACACCTGCCTAAACG CCGAAAGACGGTGCGATGGCCTAGCGGTCTATGTGAAAGAGGAAAACAAACGATTGGGTGGACCCTTCGAAGTGGACATATTCAACAATATGACACTGGAAGAGTGTCAAACCATGTGCATTCGTGCTGAAAA ATATTTCTGTCGATCGGTGGAATTCGATGATCAATCCAAGCAGTGTGTTCTGTCCGAAGAGGATTCCATATCGCAAAAAGACGACATTAGCATCAGTTCCAGTCCGACGCATCACTTCTACGACCTAGTTTGCCTGGATAACCGTAAATACATCCGTGAAA AACGTGGCAATGAATATCCCGACAACTCGGTCACCTCGCATCTGTTCGCTAGCGGCCGACGACCGGACACAGCATTCCAGAGATATCGGAATTCGAGATTGGGCGGTGAATTTCATTCGGAAATTACTGGTCGTTCGCTTAGCGAATGCTTAGACGAATGTTTGCGCCAGACGAGTTTTCAGTGTCGGTCGGCTGTGTACAGTGACCGATTCCGAACGTGTCGTCTGAGTCGTTACAATCAACGGGATGGTATGCGAATCATTTACGATGCGGACTACGACTACTACGAGAATTTGATGC TTAATGTAGTGGGAGGAGAAGGCGACGATCGTGATCGGCCAAGCACAAGACCTGATGGACCGGGTAATAATGATTGGCGACCACCATACTCAGGAG GCGATAGAGATAGAAATAGAGACAGATTTCCTGACGATCGGTATCCTAGTAGGTATCCACCGTCAGATGGACAGATGACTTATGATAAATATCCGACTGGTTCGCGACCAGACTATG GCGATCGCTATCCGAGTGGTGACCGTTATCCTGCGGGTGGTGAAAGATATCCAG GTGGAGAACGATATCCAGTTGGTGAAAGATATCCAGGTGGAGAACGATATCCAGGTGGAGAAAGATATCCAGGTGGAGAACGATATCCAGGTGGAGAACGATATCCAGGTGGAGAACGATATCCAGCCGGAGAAAGATATCCAGGTGGAGAACGATATCCTGGCGGAGAAAGATATCCTGGCGGAGAACGATATCCTGGCGGAGAACGATATCCAGGTGGAGAACGATATCCAGGCGGAATTGGTGGAGAAAGATATCCTGGAATCGGTGACGAGGATCGCTACCCAATTGTTCCGGATAACAGATATCCAGATGACATTCGTGGTGGTGTTGGACGCCCTGGAATCGGTGGCCGCTATCCAGACGATAACGATAGAGGAAGATATCCGTCGTCACGTTATCCAGATGATAGGGAACGATATCCAGGTCTACCACGACCAGGAATCGGTGGAAGGTATCCAGTTGACGACAGAGACACTGATCGTGGACGTTACCCTGCACGATATCCGGTTGGTAGATATCCCGATGAACGATATCCGATTGATGATTCCGATCGAGGTAGATATCCGGGAGCGACTAGATATCCGTCACGGTATCCCGATGATGGAGACTACTTGCCAAGTAGTCGCTATCCACCAGACAATAGTGTGGGATTGCCACGACCCATTCCTGACGATGTTCGCCGTCCGATCGGAAGGCCGATTCCTGCCGGCAGATATCCACCAGATGATCGATATCCACCAGACGATCGGTATCCAACAGACAGTCGTTATCCAATTGACAGGCTACGACCGACTACTTCTCGATATCCGATTGATATGCGTTATCCAATTGATAGTCGGTATCCAGACTCTCGGCCTGGCTATTCCATTCCACCGGATAATCGTTATCCCGAAACCAGATATCCAACGCCCATTTTAAGTGGTGGTGGACGCTATCCAGTATCGGAAAATCGTTTCCCCGTGGGCAATGATCGGAATCCAATTTACATCTATCGCTACGGTAATCGAGAAAGATTTCCCATCGGACCAG GCTATGATCGATATCCAATGACCGCCTTTGACCGAGATCGGGACCGAGATCGTGGATACGGCGATAGATTCGGCGGTGGATTTGGTGCGCCACAAGAACCT GGCTTTGACAGAGGCGCTGGACGACCATTTTATGGTGGAGCTATGGGCGGCTATCCACCCTATGAATTGCCGTTCAGACCACCAGTGTCTGGTTATGACAATTCCTTGAATGCTGGCACTGGCGATGGTTTTGGTGGTTTTGGGCCAGTACGACCAGTAGGTGGTGGCTCGCGTTGCGAAGATGGCgataatttcaaacaaatcggCGTTAGGCAGAAAGTTCGTCGACAATATGTACGGCGAGTGGTGGCTGTACCTTCGCTAATCCATTGCCAACGGGAATGTGTGGAGGCTAAAGACTTTATGTGTCGCAGTTTTAACTACAGAGACTCAGCCCTGCCTTATGACAATGATGGAAGCACTGCTTCCAGAGAACGAGAAACTGCCAACTGTGAGCTGAGTGATCGCGATACGAGGGAATTGGACATTCAAAATCCGCAAATGTTTGACGCCAGTTCGTACGACTACTATGAAAGGAGCAACTCGAGGAGTGGTGTGGATGGAGAGTGTCTGGACG TCTCTCAAACTTGCAACGAGGATGGTATGGAATTCACTCTCAGAACGCCAGAAGGTTTCCTCGGACGTATTTACACTTACGGTTTCTACGATCGTTGCTTCTTCCGGGGAAATGGCGGTACAGCAAATGTGCTCCGTATTAGCGGTTCGCAGGGATATCCGGAGTGTGGAACCCAAAGA TACGGTGACACCATGACGAATATTGTGGTCGTTCAGTTCAGTGATAATGTGCAAACTGGACGCGACAAGCGATTCAACTTGACATGCATTTTCCGAGGACCTGGTGAAGCGGTTGTTACGTCTGGTTATATTGGAGCAGG TAGTTTTAACGATGTCGACAGATCGGGCAGTCCGATACCGATTGAGTATCTGCCAGCCGAAAATACGCTCAGCTCCAAGGTACGACTGATGATTTTGTACCAGAACCGACCAACCACCACCATAGCCGTTGGAGATCCGTTAACCTTCCGTTTGGAAGCCCAAGATGGATACAATCAATTGACGGACATATTCGCCACGAATGTCGTAGCGCGTGACCCATACTCTGGACGGAGCATTCAGCTCATCGATCGATATGG TTGCCCCGTCGATCCGTATGTGTTCCCCGAATTGGACAAGTTGAGAAGTGGAGACTCGCTGGAGGCAAGATTCAATGCGTTCAAGATACCCGAATCGAACTTCTTGGTGTTCGAGGCAACGGTACGAACTTGTAGGGAAGGTTGTCAACCGGCTTATTGTCCTGGCCAGTCTGGACGCTCGGAACCGTCATTCGGCCGTCGAAGACGTTCAATCAATGGAACTCTGGTAGTTGAATCCAATGCTGAACTTGATGGTACAGTATTAGACACTGAGAATTCTACTTCTGCTGAGAATGCAGTGAACGGAACAG CCACCGGCAAGGAAAAGGAAATATTTGATCCGGATACATCACCGGATGTGCCGGAACATGTACGAGAAATGATTGAAGTGTTCGAGACAAGAGACGAAATAGATAGCGATATTGTGCCCAGGAAACTGATACAACCTTTGAATTCCATCTGCCTAACACCTTCCGAATACCATGGCTTGATCAGTGCAGTAGTTTTGCTGATGATTCTGTTGCTGAGCATAACATTGGCCGCTGGCTTAGCTTACAG ACGCTACTGGGCCGTCATGATAAAGAATCGTTCGTTGGACCGCAGCTCTCCggtaaattcattcattccgTCAGCACTCCATCAAAATATGAATGTGTCCACTCGTCAATTTAATGCCTCCACTTCCGGTTCATCTAGCCAGAATGGACGACCGAGCCTGAATTTATTCAATGGAAGCTTACAGAAGACATTCGCTACTGG AAACCTTTCACGAATGTGTCAATTGCCGGTTATGAATCCACTGCGAAACAACGGAAATGCGACGGAATTTGATGATCCAAGTGAACCGATTTACACAGATCCATCGTTGTTTGAGCGATCACG ATCGTTGAGGAGCATTGCCGTTGGAAGTGATGAGGAATAG
- the LOC119075486 gene encoding uncharacterized protein LOC119075486 isoform X13, protein MRKKQKQLSSISLGLITLTLVNIVAVLGQTTCNNGLGRVLYERLPNQQLQGFDDDVVRDTAPPFRVLEKCQDLCLRDRTASNNLVRACTSFDFQPGSRIASFSGSAEYEESTCYLTREQPAPEGIGILMLVPNSVHFTEVCLTSSRPERECPSRRYVFERHPRKKLKLPVSDIKEITAANRSDCEDKCLNEFSFVCRSANFDSNLRSCTMSRFTRRTHPELLEDDPNSDYLENTCLNAERRCDGLAVYVKEENKRLGGPFEVDIFNNMTLEECQTMCIRAEKYFCRSVEFDDQSKQCVLSEEDSISQKDDISISSSPTHHFYDLVCLDNQRGNEYPDNSVTSHLFASGRRPDTAFQRYRNSRLGGEFHSEITGRSLSECLDECLRQTSFQCRSAVYSDRFRTCRLSRYNQRDGMRIIYDADYDYYENLMLNVVGGEGDDRDRPSTRPDGPGNNDWRPPYSGGDRDRNRDRFPDDRYPSRYPPSDGQMTYDKYPTGSRPDYGDRYPSGDRYPAGGERYPGGEKYPGGERLPGGERYPVGERYPGGERYPGGERYPGGERYPGGERYPGGERYPAGERYPGGERYPGGERYPGGERYPGGERYPGGERYPGGIGGERYPGIGDEDRYPIVPDNRYPDDIRGGVGRPGIGGRYPDDNDRGRYPSSRYPDDRERYPGLPRPGIGGRYPVDDRDTDRGRYPARYPVGRYPDERYPIDDSDRGRYPGATRYPSRYPDDGDYLPSSRYPPDNSVGLPRPIPDDVRRPIGRPIPAGRYPPDDRYPPDDRYPTDSRYPIDRLRPTTSRYPIDMRYPIDSRYPDSRPGYSIPPDNRYPETRYPTPILSGGGRYPVSENRFPVGNDRNPIYIYRYGNRERFPIGPGYDRYPMTAFDRDRDRDRGYGDRFGGGFGAPQEPGFDRGAGRPFYGGAMGGYPPYELPFRPPVSGYDNSLNAGTGDGFGGFGPVRPVGGGSRCEDGDNFKQIGVRQKVRRQYVRRVVAVPSLIHCQRECVEAKDFMCRSFNYRDSALPYDNDGSTASRERETANCELSDRDTRELDIQNPQMFDASSYDYYERSNSRSGVDGECLDVSQTCNEDGMEFTLRTPEGFLGRIYTYGFYDRCFFRGNGGTANVLRISGSQGYPECGTQRYGDTMTNIVVVQFSDNVQTGRDKRFNLTCIFRGPGEAVVTSGYIGAGSGSPIPIEYLPAENTLSSKVRLMILYQNRPTTTIAVGDPLTFRLEAQDGYNQLTDIFATNVVARDPYSGRSIQLIDRYGCPVDPYVFPELDKLRSGDSLEARFNAFKIPESNFLVFEATVRTCREGCQPAYCPGQSGRSEPSFGRRRRSINGTLVVESNAELDGTVLDTENSTSAENAVNGTATGKEKEIFDPDTSPDVPEHVREMIEVFETRDEIDSDIVPRKLIQPLNSICLTPSEYHGLISAVVLLMILLLSITLAAGLAYRRYWAVMIKNRSLDRSSPVNSFIPSALHQNMNVSTRQFNASTSGSSSQNGRPSLNLFNGSLQKTFATGNLSRMCQLPVMNPLRNNGNATEFDDPSEPIYTDPSLFERSRSLRSIAVGSDEE, encoded by the exons atgcgtaaaaaacagaaacaattGTCCAGCATATCGCTGGGACTGATAACTTTGACTCTAGTAAATATTGTAGCCGTTTTAG GTCAAACCACATGCAACAATGGTCTGGGACGCGTTCTTTACGAACGACTACCCAATCAACAATTACAGGGATTCGATGATGATGTGGTGCGTGACACAGCACCACCATTTCGAGTCTTAGAAAAGTGCCAAGACTTATGTCTACGCGACAGGACTGCGTCGAATAATTTAGTTAGAGCTTGCACCAGTTTCGATTTCCAACCGGGTAGTCGGATAGCATCGTTCAGCGGCAGTGCTGAGTACGAAGAGTCGACGTGTTATCTGACAAGGGAGCAGCCGGCGCCGGAAGGAATCGGTATATTGATGTTGGTGCCGAATAGTGTGCACTTTACGGAAGTTTGTTTAACAT CAAGTCGTCCGGAGAGAGAATGCCCCAGCAGGCGATACGTTTTTGAACGTCATCCGAGAAAGAAGTTGAAGCTACCAGTTTCGGATATAAAGGAA ATTACCGCAGCCAATCGATCCGATTGCGAGGATAAATGTCTCAACGagttttcgtttgtttgtcGGTCAGCAAATTTTGATTCGAACCTGAGAAGCTGTACCATGAGCAG aTTCACGCGTCGAACTCATCCAGAATTGTTAGAGGATGATCCCAATTCGGACTATTTGGAGAACACCTGCCTAAACG CCGAAAGACGGTGCGATGGCCTAGCGGTCTATGTGAAAGAGGAAAACAAACGATTGGGTGGACCCTTCGAAGTGGACATATTCAACAATATGACACTGGAAGAGTGTCAAACCATGTGCATTCGTGCTGAAAA ATATTTCTGTCGATCGGTGGAATTCGATGATCAATCCAAGCAGTGTGTTCTGTCCGAAGAGGATTCCATATCGCAAAAAGACGACATTAGCATCAGTTCCAGTCCGACGCATCACTTCTACGACCTAGTTTGCCTGGATAACC AACGTGGCAATGAATATCCCGACAACTCGGTCACCTCGCATCTGTTCGCTAGCGGCCGACGACCGGACACAGCATTCCAGAGATATCGGAATTCGAGATTGGGCGGTGAATTTCATTCGGAAATTACTGGTCGTTCGCTTAGCGAATGCTTAGACGAATGTTTGCGCCAGACGAGTTTTCAGTGTCGGTCGGCTGTGTACAGTGACCGATTCCGAACGTGTCGTCTGAGTCGTTACAATCAACGGGATGGTATGCGAATCATTTACGATGCGGACTACGACTACTACGAGAATTTGATGC TTAATGTAGTGGGAGGAGAAGGCGACGATCGTGATCGGCCAAGCACAAGACCTGATGGACCGGGTAATAATGATTGGCGACCACCATACTCAGGAG GCGATAGAGATAGAAATAGAGACAGATTTCCTGACGATCGGTATCCTAGTAGGTATCCACCGTCAGATGGACAGATGACTTATGATAAATATCCGACTGGTTCGCGACCAGACTATG GCGATCGCTATCCGAGTGGTGACCGTTATCCTGCGGGTGGTGAAAGATATCCAGGTGGAGAAAAATATCCAGGCGGAGAACGACTTCCAGGTGGAGAACGATATCCAGTTGGTGAAAGATATCCAGGTGGAGAACGATATCCAGGTGGAGAAAGATATCCAGGTGGAGAACGATATCCAGGTGGAGAACGATATCCAGGTGGAGAACGATATCCAGCCGGAGAAAGATATCCAGGTGGAGAACGATATCCTGGCGGAGAAAGATATCCTGGCGGAGAACGATATCCTGGCGGAGAACGATATCCAGGTGGAGAACGATATCCAGGCGGAATTGGTGGAGAAAGATATCCTGGAATCGGTGACGAGGATCGCTACCCAATTGTTCCGGATAACAGATATCCAGATGACATTCGTGGTGGTGTTGGACGCCCTGGAATCGGTGGCCGCTATCCAGACGATAACGATAGAGGAAGATATCCGTCGTCACGTTATCCAGATGATAGGGAACGATATCCAGGTCTACCACGACCAGGAATCGGTGGAAGGTATCCAGTTGACGACAGAGACACTGATCGTGGACGTTACCCTGCACGATATCCGGTTGGTAGATATCCCGATGAACGATATCCGATTGATGATTCCGATCGAGGTAGATATCCGGGAGCGACTAGATATCCGTCACGGTATCCCGATGATGGAGACTACTTGCCAAGTAGTCGCTATCCACCAGACAATAGTGTGGGATTGCCACGACCCATTCCTGACGATGTTCGCCGTCCGATCGGAAGGCCGATTCCTGCCGGCAGATATCCACCAGATGATCGATATCCACCAGACGATCGGTATCCAACAGACAGTCGTTATCCAATTGACAGGCTACGACCGACTACTTCTCGATATCCGATTGATATGCGTTATCCAATTGATAGTCGGTATCCAGACTCTCGGCCTGGCTATTCCATTCCACCGGATAATCGTTATCCCGAAACCAGATATCCAACGCCCATTTTAAGTGGTGGTGGACGCTATCCAGTATCGGAAAATCGTTTCCCCGTGGGCAATGATCGGAATCCAATTTACATCTATCGCTACGGTAATCGAGAAAGATTTCCCATCGGACCAG GCTATGATCGATATCCAATGACCGCCTTTGACCGAGATCGGGACCGAGATCGTGGATACGGCGATAGATTCGGCGGTGGATTTGGTGCGCCACAAGAACCT GGCTTTGACAGAGGCGCTGGACGACCATTTTATGGTGGAGCTATGGGCGGCTATCCACCCTATGAATTGCCGTTCAGACCACCAGTGTCTGGTTATGACAATTCCTTGAATGCTGGCACTGGCGATGGTTTTGGTGGTTTTGGGCCAGTACGACCAGTAGGTGGTGGCTCGCGTTGCGAAGATGGCgataatttcaaacaaatcggCGTTAGGCAGAAAGTTCGTCGACAATATGTACGGCGAGTGGTGGCTGTACCTTCGCTAATCCATTGCCAACGGGAATGTGTGGAGGCTAAAGACTTTATGTGTCGCAGTTTTAACTACAGAGACTCAGCCCTGCCTTATGACAATGATGGAAGCACTGCTTCCAGAGAACGAGAAACTGCCAACTGTGAGCTGAGTGATCGCGATACGAGGGAATTGGACATTCAAAATCCGCAAATGTTTGACGCCAGTTCGTACGACTACTATGAAAGGAGCAACTCGAGGAGTGGTGTGGATGGAGAGTGTCTGGACG TCTCTCAAACTTGCAACGAGGATGGTATGGAATTCACTCTCAGAACGCCAGAAGGTTTCCTCGGACGTATTTACACTTACGGTTTCTACGATCGTTGCTTCTTCCGGGGAAATGGCGGTACAGCAAATGTGCTCCGTATTAGCGGTTCGCAGGGATATCCGGAGTGTGGAACCCAAAGA TACGGTGACACCATGACGAATATTGTGGTCGTTCAGTTCAGTGATAATGTGCAAACTGGACGCGACAAGCGATTCAACTTGACATGCATTTTCCGAGGACCTGGTGAAGCGGTTGTTACGTCTGGTTATATTGGAGCAGG ATCGGGCAGTCCGATACCGATTGAGTATCTGCCAGCCGAAAATACGCTCAGCTCCAAGGTACGACTGATGATTTTGTACCAGAACCGACCAACCACCACCATAGCCGTTGGAGATCCGTTAACCTTCCGTTTGGAAGCCCAAGATGGATACAATCAATTGACGGACATATTCGCCACGAATGTCGTAGCGCGTGACCCATACTCTGGACGGAGCATTCAGCTCATCGATCGATATGG TTGCCCCGTCGATCCGTATGTGTTCCCCGAATTGGACAAGTTGAGAAGTGGAGACTCGCTGGAGGCAAGATTCAATGCGTTCAAGATACCCGAATCGAACTTCTTGGTGTTCGAGGCAACGGTACGAACTTGTAGGGAAGGTTGTCAACCGGCTTATTGTCCTGGCCAGTCTGGACGCTCGGAACCGTCATTCGGCCGTCGAAGACGTTCAATCAATGGAACTCTGGTAGTTGAATCCAATGCTGAACTTGATGGTACAGTATTAGACACTGAGAATTCTACTTCTGCTGAGAATGCAGTGAACGGAACAG CCACCGGCAAGGAAAAGGAAATATTTGATCCGGATACATCACCGGATGTGCCGGAACATGTACGAGAAATGATTGAAGTGTTCGAGACAAGAGACGAAATAGATAGCGATATTGTGCCCAGGAAACTGATACAACCTTTGAATTCCATCTGCCTAACACCTTCCGAATACCATGGCTTGATCAGTGCAGTAGTTTTGCTGATGATTCTGTTGCTGAGCATAACATTGGCCGCTGGCTTAGCTTACAG ACGCTACTGGGCCGTCATGATAAAGAATCGTTCGTTGGACCGCAGCTCTCCggtaaattcattcattccgTCAGCACTCCATCAAAATATGAATGTGTCCACTCGTCAATTTAATGCCTCCACTTCCGGTTCATCTAGCCAGAATGGACGACCGAGCCTGAATTTATTCAATGGAAGCTTACAGAAGACATTCGCTACTGG AAACCTTTCACGAATGTGTCAATTGCCGGTTATGAATCCACTGCGAAACAACGGAAATGCGACGGAATTTGATGATCCAAGTGAACCGATTTACACAGATCCATCGTTGTTTGAGCGATCACG ATCGTTGAGGAGCATTGCCGTTGGAAGTGATGAGGAATAG